In Apium graveolens cultivar Ventura chromosome 10, ASM990537v1, whole genome shotgun sequence, the following are encoded in one genomic region:
- the LOC141689831 gene encoding uncharacterized protein LOC141689831 isoform X1, whose product MRFCLSCKSSSGIYLTPFLHSHSLHINPNHPKKPFIASLSNPNAQLQQLLYEKSKVGFDKLDDALFVFDKMLKMKPLLPALNFSQLLAGLVRMKEYSVGVSMFRDMCVLCVPVNIFTYNTVINCCCHLNRLDYAFSLLGGSIKRGFVPDVVTYSTLIKGLLSQDRPVEAEHLFRKLILFNEVQPNVVTYSIIIDGLCKTSNTLMAVKLFRNMGKKGCIPDTVTYSTLIDALCKDRHVDQALCLLSQMNHKGISPNVVTYSSLIQGLCNFGRWEDAIRLLGEMNARNISPDLHTYCILIDACCKEGKVKDAKSVMELMIQRGKCPDVVTYNSLMDGYCLRGEIDEALEVLKTMRGKGILPNSCTYNILINGCCKKMEVDRAISLLKQMPLEGLVPTIETFNTILQGFFYTGRVVEARKFLQERMLNEGCKLDIVTFRIILHGLCENHLVGEALSFFHTMECAGVHPDIVIYTILIDGLSKDGRLEKARTLFESLPSKGLRPDVKAYTVMIGAFCREGFLDEANELFAKMKDSICLPNGATYNTLIRGCFCNMKYSEASALIDEMHARGFSEDASTVSMLLVLLESKDQDPALLALPHVVAFKR is encoded by the exons ATGAGGTTTTGTTTGAGTTGCAAATCATCATCAGGTATTTATCTTACGCCCTTTCTTCATTCACATTCTCTTCACATTAACCCTAATCATCCCAAAAAACCCTTTATTGCTTCTTTATCAAACCCTAATGCTCAATTACAGCAATTACTTTACGAGAAATCAAAGGTTGGTTTCGATAAGCTCGATGATGCTCTCTTTGTGTTCGATAAAATGCTCAAAATGAAACCTCTGCTTCCTGCTTTGAATTTTAGTCAGCTCTTAGCTGGCCTTGTTCGAATGAAAGAGTACTCTGTAGGTGTCTCTATGTTTAGAGATATGTGCGTTTTATGCGTTCCCGTTAACATATTTACCTATAATACTGTAATCAACTGTTGCTGTCACCTGAATAGACTTGATTACGCCTTCTCGTTGTTGGGCGGATCCATTAAGCGTGGTTTCGTCCCAGATGTTGTGACCTACAGCACTCTTATCAAGGGCCTTCTATCTCAAGACAGGCCTGTTGAGGCTGAACATTTGTTTAGGAAGCTTATTTTATTCAATGAGGTTCAACCCAATGTAGTAACCTATAGCATTATCATCGACGGTCTATGCAAAACTTCAAATACTTTAATGGCTGTCAAGTTGTTTAGAAATATGGGGAAGAAAGGTTGTATTCCCGATACAGTGACTTATTCCACCCTTATTGATGCTTTATGCAAAGACCGACATGTTGATCAGGCATTGTGTCTTCTTTCTCAAATGAACCACAAAGGCATTTCACCAAATGTTGTAACCTATAGTTCATTAATTCAAGGTCTCTGTAACTTTGGTCGATGGGAAGATGCAATTCGATTGCTAGGAGAGATGAATGCAAGGAATATCTCTCCAGATTTGCATACTTATTGTATATTGATAGATGCATGTTGCAAAGAAGGAAAGGTTAAAGATGCGAAATCTGTGATGGAATTGATGATTCAAAGAGGCAAATGTCCCGATGTAGTCACATACAATTCACTGATGGATGGATATTGCTTGCGTGGAGAAATTGATGAAGCCTTAGAGGTGCTCAAAACCATGAGGGGAAAGGGTATATTGCCCAATTCTTGTACCTACAATattttgataaatggttgttgtAAAAAGATGGAAGTGGACAGAGCAATTAGTCTCCTTAAACAAATGCCCCTTGAAGGTTTGGTACCAACAATTGAAACTTTCAATACTATTTTGCAAGGTTTTTTTTATACCGGTAGAGTTGTTGAAGCACGAAAGTTTCTTCAGGAGAGGATGCTAAACGAAGGTTGTAAACTAGATATTGTAACATTTAGGATCATATTGCATGGTCTTTGCGAGAACCATCTTGTTGGTGAAGCACTCTCTTTCTTTCACACAATGGAATGCGCTGGTGTACATCCAGATATAGTTATTTACACTATTCTGATTGACGGATTGAGCAAAGATGGACGTCTAGAAAAGGCAAGAACCCTTTTTGAAAGCCTTCCTTCGAAAGGCTTAAGACCTGATGTCAAAGCGTATACCGTCATGATCGGAGCATTTTGTCGAGAAGGGTTTCTCGATGAGGCGAATGAACTATTTGCGAAAATGAAAGATAGTATTTGCTTGCCTAATGGTGCTACCTACAACACACTTATTCGCGGCTGTTTTTGCAACATGAAGTACAGTGAGGCAAGTGCACTCATAGATGAGATGCATGCTCGCGGCTTCTCAGAAGATGCATCTACCGTGTCCATGTTACTAGTCTTACTTGAATCAAAAGATCAGGATCCTGCTCTTCTTGCTTTGC CACACGTCGTTGCATTCAAGAGGTAA
- the LOC141689831 gene encoding uncharacterized protein LOC141689831 isoform X2 → MRFCLSCKSSSGIYLTPFLHSHSLHINPNHPKKPFIASLSNPNAQLQQLLYEKSKVGFDKLDDALFVFDKMLKMKPLLPALNFSQLLAGLVRMKEYSVGVSMFRDMCVLCVPVNIFTYNTVINCCCHLNRLDYAFSLLGGSIKRGFVPDVVTYSTLIKGLLSQDRPVEAEHLFRKLILFNEVQPNVVTYSIIIDGLCKTSNTLMAVKLFRNMGKKGCIPDTVTYSTLIDALCKDRHVDQALCLLSQMNHKGISPNVVTYSSLIQGLCNFGRWEDAIRLLGEMNARNISPDLHTYCILIDACCKEGKVKDAKSVMELMIQRGKCPDVVTYNSLMDGYCLRGEIDEALEVLKTMRGKGILPNSCTYNILINGCCKKMEVDRAISLLKQMPLEGLVPTIETFNTILQGFFYTGRVVEARKFLQERMLNEGCKLDIVTFRIILHGLCENHLVGEALSFFHTMECAGVHPDIVIYTILIDGLSKDGRLEKARTLFESLPSKGLRPDVKAYTVMIGAFCREGFLDEANELFAKMKDSICLPNGATYNTLIRGCFCNMKYSEASALIDEMHARGFSEDASTVSMLLVLLESKDQDPALLALRDPT, encoded by the exons ATGAGGTTTTGTTTGAGTTGCAAATCATCATCAGGTATTTATCTTACGCCCTTTCTTCATTCACATTCTCTTCACATTAACCCTAATCATCCCAAAAAACCCTTTATTGCTTCTTTATCAAACCCTAATGCTCAATTACAGCAATTACTTTACGAGAAATCAAAGGTTGGTTTCGATAAGCTCGATGATGCTCTCTTTGTGTTCGATAAAATGCTCAAAATGAAACCTCTGCTTCCTGCTTTGAATTTTAGTCAGCTCTTAGCTGGCCTTGTTCGAATGAAAGAGTACTCTGTAGGTGTCTCTATGTTTAGAGATATGTGCGTTTTATGCGTTCCCGTTAACATATTTACCTATAATACTGTAATCAACTGTTGCTGTCACCTGAATAGACTTGATTACGCCTTCTCGTTGTTGGGCGGATCCATTAAGCGTGGTTTCGTCCCAGATGTTGTGACCTACAGCACTCTTATCAAGGGCCTTCTATCTCAAGACAGGCCTGTTGAGGCTGAACATTTGTTTAGGAAGCTTATTTTATTCAATGAGGTTCAACCCAATGTAGTAACCTATAGCATTATCATCGACGGTCTATGCAAAACTTCAAATACTTTAATGGCTGTCAAGTTGTTTAGAAATATGGGGAAGAAAGGTTGTATTCCCGATACAGTGACTTATTCCACCCTTATTGATGCTTTATGCAAAGACCGACATGTTGATCAGGCATTGTGTCTTCTTTCTCAAATGAACCACAAAGGCATTTCACCAAATGTTGTAACCTATAGTTCATTAATTCAAGGTCTCTGTAACTTTGGTCGATGGGAAGATGCAATTCGATTGCTAGGAGAGATGAATGCAAGGAATATCTCTCCAGATTTGCATACTTATTGTATATTGATAGATGCATGTTGCAAAGAAGGAAAGGTTAAAGATGCGAAATCTGTGATGGAATTGATGATTCAAAGAGGCAAATGTCCCGATGTAGTCACATACAATTCACTGATGGATGGATATTGCTTGCGTGGAGAAATTGATGAAGCCTTAGAGGTGCTCAAAACCATGAGGGGAAAGGGTATATTGCCCAATTCTTGTACCTACAATattttgataaatggttgttgtAAAAAGATGGAAGTGGACAGAGCAATTAGTCTCCTTAAACAAATGCCCCTTGAAGGTTTGGTACCAACAATTGAAACTTTCAATACTATTTTGCAAGGTTTTTTTTATACCGGTAGAGTTGTTGAAGCACGAAAGTTTCTTCAGGAGAGGATGCTAAACGAAGGTTGTAAACTAGATATTGTAACATTTAGGATCATATTGCATGGTCTTTGCGAGAACCATCTTGTTGGTGAAGCACTCTCTTTCTTTCACACAATGGAATGCGCTGGTGTACATCCAGATATAGTTATTTACACTATTCTGATTGACGGATTGAGCAAAGATGGACGTCTAGAAAAGGCAAGAACCCTTTTTGAAAGCCTTCCTTCGAAAGGCTTAAGACCTGATGTCAAAGCGTATACCGTCATGATCGGAGCATTTTGTCGAGAAGGGTTTCTCGATGAGGCGAATGAACTATTTGCGAAAATGAAAGATAGTATTTGCTTGCCTAATGGTGCTACCTACAACACACTTATTCGCGGCTGTTTTTGCAACATGAAGTACAGTGAGGCAAGTGCACTCATAGATGAGATGCATGCTCGCGGCTTCTCAGAAGATGCATCTACCGTGTCCATGTTACTAGTCTTACTTGAATCAAAAGATCAGGATCCTGCTCTTCTTGCTTTGC GAGATCCTACATAA
- the LOC141689831 gene encoding uncharacterized protein LOC141689831 isoform X3: MLKMKPLLPALNFSQLLAGLVRMKEYSVGVSMFRDMCVLCVPVNIFTYNTVINCCCHLNRLDYAFSLLGGSIKRGFVPDVVTYSTLIKGLLSQDRPVEAEHLFRKLILFNEVQPNVVTYSIIIDGLCKTSNTLMAVKLFRNMGKKGCIPDTVTYSTLIDALCKDRHVDQALCLLSQMNHKGISPNVVTYSSLIQGLCNFGRWEDAIRLLGEMNARNISPDLHTYCILIDACCKEGKVKDAKSVMELMIQRGKCPDVVTYNSLMDGYCLRGEIDEALEVLKTMRGKGILPNSCTYNILINGCCKKMEVDRAISLLKQMPLEGLVPTIETFNTILQGFFYTGRVVEARKFLQERMLNEGCKLDIVTFRIILHGLCENHLVGEALSFFHTMECAGVHPDIVIYTILIDGLSKDGRLEKARTLFESLPSKGLRPDVKAYTVMIGAFCREGFLDEANELFAKMKDSICLPNGATYNTLIRGCFCNMKYSEASALIDEMHARGFSEDASTVSMLLVLLESKDQDPALLALPHVVAFKR; encoded by the exons ATGCTCAAAATGAAACCTCTGCTTCCTGCTTTGAATTTTAGTCAGCTCTTAGCTGGCCTTGTTCGAATGAAAGAGTACTCTGTAGGTGTCTCTATGTTTAGAGATATGTGCGTTTTATGCGTTCCCGTTAACATATTTACCTATAATACTGTAATCAACTGTTGCTGTCACCTGAATAGACTTGATTACGCCTTCTCGTTGTTGGGCGGATCCATTAAGCGTGGTTTCGTCCCAGATGTTGTGACCTACAGCACTCTTATCAAGGGCCTTCTATCTCAAGACAGGCCTGTTGAGGCTGAACATTTGTTTAGGAAGCTTATTTTATTCAATGAGGTTCAACCCAATGTAGTAACCTATAGCATTATCATCGACGGTCTATGCAAAACTTCAAATACTTTAATGGCTGTCAAGTTGTTTAGAAATATGGGGAAGAAAGGTTGTATTCCCGATACAGTGACTTATTCCACCCTTATTGATGCTTTATGCAAAGACCGACATGTTGATCAGGCATTGTGTCTTCTTTCTCAAATGAACCACAAAGGCATTTCACCAAATGTTGTAACCTATAGTTCATTAATTCAAGGTCTCTGTAACTTTGGTCGATGGGAAGATGCAATTCGATTGCTAGGAGAGATGAATGCAAGGAATATCTCTCCAGATTTGCATACTTATTGTATATTGATAGATGCATGTTGCAAAGAAGGAAAGGTTAAAGATGCGAAATCTGTGATGGAATTGATGATTCAAAGAGGCAAATGTCCCGATGTAGTCACATACAATTCACTGATGGATGGATATTGCTTGCGTGGAGAAATTGATGAAGCCTTAGAGGTGCTCAAAACCATGAGGGGAAAGGGTATATTGCCCAATTCTTGTACCTACAATattttgataaatggttgttgtAAAAAGATGGAAGTGGACAGAGCAATTAGTCTCCTTAAACAAATGCCCCTTGAAGGTTTGGTACCAACAATTGAAACTTTCAATACTATTTTGCAAGGTTTTTTTTATACCGGTAGAGTTGTTGAAGCACGAAAGTTTCTTCAGGAGAGGATGCTAAACGAAGGTTGTAAACTAGATATTGTAACATTTAGGATCATATTGCATGGTCTTTGCGAGAACCATCTTGTTGGTGAAGCACTCTCTTTCTTTCACACAATGGAATGCGCTGGTGTACATCCAGATATAGTTATTTACACTATTCTGATTGACGGATTGAGCAAAGATGGACGTCTAGAAAAGGCAAGAACCCTTTTTGAAAGCCTTCCTTCGAAAGGCTTAAGACCTGATGTCAAAGCGTATACCGTCATGATCGGAGCATTTTGTCGAGAAGGGTTTCTCGATGAGGCGAATGAACTATTTGCGAAAATGAAAGATAGTATTTGCTTGCCTAATGGTGCTACCTACAACACACTTATTCGCGGCTGTTTTTGCAACATGAAGTACAGTGAGGCAAGTGCACTCATAGATGAGATGCATGCTCGCGGCTTCTCAGAAGATGCATCTACCGTGTCCATGTTACTAGTCTTACTTGAATCAAAAGATCAGGATCCTGCTCTTCTTGCTTTGC CACACGTCGTTGCATTCAAGAGGTAA